The genomic interval TGCTTTCAGTTAGCGGAATATATCGCATCTATGCATGCAGTAAATCGGCGATTGTAAAATtaaagttttctttctttctttctttctttctttctttcttcctttccgtTCTTTCTTTGATTTATTTCAACACAGAGCtcctaaagcaacaccaaagagtttttttgtaccttaaaataatgtttccaaaatcgtttcagctTCTAACAGGGTGAATGcacttcgcggccctctatcagctataaccgcaatataagtttgccagatcgggtagcggatctgtagttcgatggaatgagacataagaaactagcCTACagatttgacttgcatctgatgtcgcaataaatcgtactttcataaaatcatgcaacatattctaccttgtctgtggacatcgttatttgcaaagccagcgctggataaacaaatagcgtgcatgcgacagaggaaacgttctttggtgttgctttggTGTTGGAATCAGCAACCAACTTAATTGAGCCGGGGAGCTCTTTAAAATCACTTTCTAAAAATCACCATCCATTACATGTAGGCTAAATATTATAATTTGTATGGCATAAGTAATTAgacattatgtaagggataatgtatagaacgccggtcattatggggaaaataagtcccgacagggcgaaccggaccccgacgcgccagcggaggggtcttgtttcgccctgaagggacttattttcccatgatgaccggcgttctatacattattccgcttattatacggctacttgccaaaacgaaaaaataaactccatgatatgtctccttacacttatttgttaccgtttcgtcgtggcttttgctgataaacaaatagttcgcaacacacgctgaacttgaatcaaacattctttagaacacagctgatcaaccgtctgctttcacttttgaatgaagttccaagcacatatatatatttattttaacaaataaTACTCAAAAGAACTCAGAAATGTACTGTTGCTGTTTAGTGAAATGGTTAGGCCTATACATAGTGgttatatttttaataattgAAAGGAATGGTACAGACACAGGCATAAGCCTACTAACAGACATTCTTGAAGGCCTGCAGGCTGGCAAAATCATAAATATAATGTGCTTGAATTTATGATGATTTGAATAAATAAATTGCAATTGTGACAATGTGATTACAGTCCTTGCTTCCCACAGCTCCCCATCTTCTTTCTTGCATCAGTTTGTCCATTGACATTGTGAAAATACTTGGGATTTCCCTTTAGCACAGGCTGTGCACAGGCTATGTGTTTTCATTGATATCATACTACATTGTCTGTTGTGCAAATAGTtaatgggtcattccacgtcaattcaaccagggcccacgcactagGTCTCAaacaattctgaaaaaattaccaggtgtacctatgttacctaggagacacactgtaaaattactcttatgtaagatcaatactttccaagatacagccagttttacagggggaggggggtgtcgattttgttcggcctcttttttttgtcaaagttcacaagcccacagcgcaagaactaaaccatgtagaagGCTCAttttttgcatgctggtacataaataggaatagtatgtagcaaaatagtcacatttggtctggataatcctgcatggtcagttttacagtgtgtctcctgggtaacataggtacacctggtaattttttcagaattttttgagacctaagtgcgtgggccctggttgaactgacatggaatgaccctaATGTACAGTTGTGCGTCTTCCTCAGGATTTTattcttcttatttttttttcatccatAGGTGTGTCATTGATTCTCTTTTTCCTAGGTTCAGGTAAAAAAGTTTGTAGCTTTCACATATTTGTATGTTCTATAATTGTGTTGTCCTCTTTGTGGTCACCATCCTCAATcctgaaattgaaaaaaaaaaaaaaaaaatatatatatatatacatatttcaACAGCAGACTAAGATGCAGACAttcattttgtatttgtatttgttgttatACACCATCACTCAGACAATACTAATTAGAAACTTTCCTAATTGTACATAAACATAATTCTGGTCATTCAGTAGTTAAACTGAACTTAAAATAGTTATAATGATGATTAGTAATGTGAAcctataacaaacaaacaagtcacACATATAAAAGTCACACGTATGTGTCTAGGCCTATATGTTAGCAATGGGTGGTCATGAGTTAATGTGTGGTAAAACGATCAATAGCTCATGGGCCATAGTAAGTTGAACATGGGAATGAAACGACTCCAAGACTTAATTTGGAATGGCCATGTGATAATAATATATTTAATTTGTATAATATGTGGCTACAATGTACTGAATTTACCTGACCTGAGTGTTTGCTTTCTAAGATTAGTTAAACTTGGACGTGCATGCTTTGCGTCACTTGATATTCCAGTATTTTTTAGAATTAGCAttttagagtttttttttcatattctaTTCTCTGTTCTCAACTGTAATTGCCTTTTCACCATGAATCACAGCCTATAACTGTCATGTCATTGATATGTGTCAGTGCAGTTACATTTAAACAGTCTACAGGGAGAGGTGTCGCAGAATCTTTCATGTTATTATTTTAGTAAAATATGTATTGTCTATATTGCTAAATAATGGTGGCCCTGGTGTATCTCATTTTATTGAGTAGTAGTGGAAGTGTGCACATCCCCACCGGTGAGGTGCAGGGCAAATGGAACTAGAACTGCGGGCATTTCATTCCTTTGCAGTATCTCATTTTATACCTACCTTTTCTGTGTTTTCCCTCTTTTTAGAACTTTAGAAATCACAAGAACAAAAAAGACCAGAACCAGAAATCCGCCGACAGCCCCTATGCCAATGAAAACGCTGGATGGACTGCGCTTGGGTTCTAAAGAAAGCAGAAGAATATGGAGGGCTTGTGTTGTGAGTAGAAGATATTTTGTAATCCTATCTAAAGACCTTTGGAGTTTGAGGTGCATAGAGTAAATGTTTTACTTGGTTTATCAAGAGCACAAGTCAAAATTTAGAGTAGAGAGAAAATAGGAGGAGAGAAAATATAGAACAGTACGGCCCTGTGAAGTCAGACAGAGCTAATTCAGGTCTTAAAACATTGTACCTTAGTGCAGTGCAATGAAAAGAAAATACATATTGTAAGCAATTATTCCATAACTTTATATTGATCTTTAGGCTTTGCTTATTTGCTCTACAAAGTGAATGAATGTATATGGCTAATATCAGTCAGTTTATAATATCAATGGTATTGAATGGTAACATTAAACAGACCCTGTCATTAAAATGTTCTAGAGGCACAGTGCTGAAAAATAATAGGAACAAATCATTAACTGGTGTTATTGATATCATTTGATATAATGTTGAGTAGCATGCAATGCCAAGTTGAATTGGAATAAGTGTACTGACTATACTTAAACAAAGTAGCTCATTGTATTGTGTGGAGGCATTTCTCACcttctggtggtggtggtgctacCAGCATACGACGGGTGTTGTCCAGGTGCCCATCGTTGGGCTCGGGTGTGATGCCCAATAAGTGGCACATCAGTGGATAGATATTCACTGTGTCGAAGGGGCCCACTTCCAGGTTCTTCTGGAAGTCTGGCCCCACTGCCCGGAAGAAGGGCTTCATGTCCAGTCCTTCATTGTCAAAACCATGCTCGCCCCTATTGAACTGCACTGGGAAGTACTGCAAGTGAAAATGGAAGCAGGATGTAACTCACAGACTAATGTGTAGACATGACTAAGACAAATATCGAAAATAATTCAGAGTAATTTGATTCTTAGGAGTGATGAGCAAACACCAAAGAGAGAACAATTGACACTCTTTTTCACCAAAAGAGTATCCATTGTTCTCTCTTTGGAGTTTGCAAATGTATGCTGCTGCTTACACTATCTGTACTCTGCTGTTATCTTTTTAAAACAGCAGATGGCGATATTGGCCAACTGATAAGTGAGTTGTGGCATGCTCACCTGGGTGATCCTCACTTATTCTTCTATGAAACGATACAGGATTTTCTTAACAGAAGTAGATAAAACTTAGATAATGAGACTCTGACCATATGTCGTATGACTTACAGTTACATGGTTTATCATTCCTTCATTAACTATCTCTAAAGCTGTTGAAAGCCAGATCATAAAAAATCGATAACGTTGAAGGACGTACAGATATAAACATAAAACTAGGACCATGAAGAATTTGGACATTGGTTTGCTTGCTGTTGCTTACTGTTCATTGTAATGTGCATCACTGCTGGtgtacctccctctctctgccagaACAAGCTCTTACCTAATCACCACAACCTCAAACCCACCACAAGACATAATTACCACCTCTAGAAATAAACTGTGGTTTGATTGAGGGGTTCAAAGAGCTACGTCTTTGTTGTTTGCGATTCATACCCTGTAGATACACTGTACTTTTTTATTCTGGGAAACGCAGGTGTGGGTGCACAATGGAGAAAAAATATGGATGCTCATATAACCAGATTTGGAAAGGCTGAAGCATTCCCTCACGTTGAattatattgtatttttttgGGGAGCTTCAAAACTACGGTGCGCTCAGTGAGACGTAAATACTAATATGGAATTGTGGGGCATGAAAAGCTGCAAGAGGCAATAGAGAACTCTGCATGCCATCAGCCAAACCTGGATTATCCTGGGAAGGTGATAATGCACTTGATTAAAATTGTAATGTATTAAGATTAGAATTTAATTCCTTGTTTCTGGTCGAAAAGATTCCATTTTTGTCTTCATAGCTGCAAGCCAAATTAACTTGGTAATTCCATCGATATTTTTGGACCCCTTTGAAGAATGGCATGTTATTAGAATACTCATCATGCATACTGGGGAGAACTATCATAATGACACAGGCTGGGGATCATAGAAGAGTGGGTTGGTGTCCTAGAAACTGAATTGTGAAATATTAAAAGTTTCCTCACACTACTTTCAATTCTGTTCCTGCCTGCATAGAGGCCCATGCATCTTTCAGTTAGCTGCAGGCATAATGTAGCTTGGTGCTAACACAACATGCCTTACTCTTTTtcactccctctttttctctttgtgtCTTTGTTATCACTCTCATGCTTGTTaacccttaacccttaaaggagtaccgtcacaccggtgtgacgggaatgttgggaaattaacattctaaagaatatctgggttcattgaattcaacatagaattttagaaccttcaattgttgtggaacttagaatgttcaaaaacctacacctttaagggttaaaggtgtgggtttttgaacattgtAATATAAGATTCCGTTtcgcaacaattcaaggttctaaaattctatgctgaacattcccgtcacaccggtgtgactgtACACCGTTAAGAGTTTTAAGTATATCTCTACTGCTTTTTTCAGAAATATTTGTGTCTTTATACTTTACCCCATTAATAACATATCCCGGGTCAGCCCAGAGAACGATGGGTAGAATGCGGTCGTTGTTGGAAAAGCGGAGGCGGCTTGGCATCTCCTCCTTCTTGTAGACATGCAGGTGTGGGTGTGCCCCCTTCAGAGCATTGTACACCTTGTCCAGCCGCCCCTCCTTGGGAAGTAGCATCCCTGTAGGTCCGTAGTCCACCAGGTGGAAAACCAGATCACTGAAGGAGAAGTTTGGAATTTTTCGCAGGACGATCTCTTCAACATTGCCATTGCGTTGCACAGTAGACATGCCATGGTCGGCAGTGATGATGACGTTCAGCCGGTCAGCTAGGCCGTGCCTCTTGGCCGAGTTGCGCAGGTATCCCACGGTGCGGTCCACTTGCCTCACCATATCCCTCCGTTGCGGAGAGTCAGGCCCAAACTtgtggccggtgccgtctggtTCCCCAAAATACAGTGCCACGAAGTCCAGGTCCATATCACGGAACCACGAGCCCATGACCATGTCCACATTTTGTTTCCAAACAGTCTCATTAGAGTAGTTGTAAATGGGAGTCTCCACTTCGCCTACACTTACCATTTCACCCTGGTAGGTGGCGGCTGTGCCAGGGAAGTGGAAAGAGCCAGCCTTCAAACCCTGAGCATTTAAGAACAGAGATATGCCATTCGACAATGTGCATGAAGATATTTGTGGTTGGCGTTTCTGATTGTAGTGGCCATTGCAAAAATTGGCCATTAAAggaatatgtcagatattaacacacacacacacacatacacacacaaacacacgaggCCTGCAAGCCCGTTGGGATCCGACGGGCCCCGACACAATATGCAAATTCGGGCCGGGTACGGGCCTTAAATTCAATGAATAGCACGGGCTCGGGTAGGGCTCGGGCTTGACACTAGTAAAGTTGGTTTTATGTATTCATGATTTTTTCAATTATGATGTCAGAATTCAGGTCAGAAAAACATTCACGCGGACagctttttatttctctttttctttggaAGCAGACGCTACACAGCACgtcgtaataaaaaaaaaatctgtgagaGGTCAGTCACTTCCGTTCCTCTCCCAATGCTTGCTACACTTGCGCGCTATGTCTTGAGTGTCCCCGCAAGCAGCAGCCCCAGTGAACGGAACCGCGTTAGCACCGCGGGCCGGACGCTGGAAGTGAGGCGGACCTCGCTAAAGCCATTCACCGTGGCCGCGATTCTCTTCCTGCACAGCGCAGCGAAATGAACAATCATGGATGGACTGTAAATAGGTTTGCCTTTTGGGATTATTTGGACCTGCAACTCAAAGAACGTGAGTGTTTTCTGTTACTTTGTTAGGCTATTAATAGACGGTGGCTGTGTTGGAAGCGGTCTATACTTTGCACTTGTTGCCTTTATTAGGTGAGCAATACATTTATTTGattgttatttaataaatattcaaTTCAAAGTGATTAaattcctttatttatttacacgGTGCTTACTAAGTTGGCTATGGACAAGGAGCTCATGTGTGCTGCTCATTTATCTACTCCCGCGGCGCATACAGATTTACCAATGTCATATATCCTTATTGTCCGTTACATGCTGCTTTTTGCGACATCCCGTTATTTCAACATTGAGGCCTAATTAAATTCATGAATGCTTGTCTTTGCAAGGGTTAATCGTGTGTTAAAAGTATTATTTGTTTAATTATTCAAGTCGGCTTTCTGAGAAACTATTACGCGACCAAAGTGTCGGGAAACTGTCATGTCTAAATAGCGGACCCTTTTAGTCAGGCTCGGGTTTGGGCTCGGGCTCAGTAATTGCTTAATTTGTCGGGCAGGGTCGGGTTAGGGCCTGATTGCCAGGGGTCCGGGCCGGGCCTGAAATGTTAGGCCCGTGCAggcctctaacacacacacacacacacacacacacatacacacacacacacacacacacacacacacacacacacacacacacacacacacacacattcatatacacacacacacacacacacctagtaaGACTAATGGAGATGGCCATTTGGCTCTTACCTGCCTCTGGGCAGTGATCCAGATAGGCAGGGAGCCGTTGTCCCAATACTCATTCACAAACTGCGTCTGCCAGTATGACTTCTTTTCTAAGGTGGTGGTGTTAAACCACATGTTGTGAATAACCCCGTGGTTCTCAATGTAGCGCCCTGAGAAAAGACACCTCCAGTGTCAATGCATTTAGTATTCATTGTCTGGTGCACTCTAGGCTCTTCAATGCATATAAAAATGCAGCAAACCATTCCCTGTTTGAGTGCTGTGACACTCCTAGTCAGGGTGCTTTGGAACAGTGTTGGAGATTAGAGGAATTGGATTTCTATTGAGTCACATTTATTTCCCACCCGCCAAAGATGACTTGAGTTGGGAAAGGACTCCTATAACTCTGCAGAACTTAAATAAGACGGTTACAAATAGAAAGAATTGACACTTAGAAACTTAACAGAAACACAATTAACAGATGTAAATGTGGTAAAAAAATTGGTGCCAAATTGGTGTAATGTATAATGAAAATCAACATAATCGTGTACACAGTCACTATATATTCTTGTCATAGTTTAGAAATAGTTATTTATGAAATAACATTTATGGCTATAATTAATCTAAGACTGACTGCTGGCTTTAGCATATACTCAAATGTATGTGCAGATTGCTTAACTTTGTTGTTTTCTCTTTACCTGTAATTAGCGTGAAGTGTGTGGGACTTGTGATCGTAAAAAAAGATGGGGTTACATATGTGGCTTTGACGCCATCTCTTGCCATTTCATCCAGGTGTGGTGTGTCCACATCACGGTCATAGTCCCATCGAAAACCATCAAAGGAAATGAGCAATAGTTTGTTCGGTCCAGTGTTTCGCCTGTGACTGCTCAGTGGATGGCTTATCCCAGAAGAAGCTAGCAGGAAGCACAAGCCTATTGTCCACAGCATGATGTTTATTTAGTCTACCAGTATATTGACAGTGTGGGAAAAACCTTCCTCCAAAAAATCGCTCCAGCAATCCCACAAGATCCTAGGCTATTGCAGCTCACAGCGGGAGAGACCTCAGCTTTGTTCCACTCTCCAATTTCCCTTCTTTCCCTCGCTGAGGCTTCTCTGCAGGTTGCCTGGGACAGAATTGCTCTTCTTCTCAAGCCCACCTGAGCATGATCCACTCCTGTGCACTGATGGCTTATAAGCAAAGTTTCACCAGCTTATCTTATCTCACAGTATCTGGATGGGTGGTGCAAGCAACGACTCAGCACTTTTCTGCTTGCAGACTTGTCTGCTGGAAGGAATAGTGGCCATGAGAAAATTGTATGCATTCGATTCTGAATGGCTGTGTTCCAGTCATTTGATGACATTACAGGACTATTTCCAAAATGTAATCTCTTTGGAACGAAGAAAAATATTTGTCCATTCAGGAATTACTCTGGTGAGCAATTTACAACGGTCATTAATGCAGACTGTCACATGTTGTCGCCTTAAGCACATACATCGGGAAGTTGCAATTTCCATCGTCTTTCTGTCAGGATTTATTACTAAAATAATCAgttcctttccccctctctacTGTCATCCCAGAATTGTCATTATAGGTGAAAAGAGTTATTAAGGGGATTGTACGACCAGTGAGAGAAAGACGCTCTAGaggtgacctctctctctcacacgtacACGGTGTTCTCATTTGAACTTTGTAAATTACTGGTTTATAATGTAGCCTTATCAATGTCCATCAAATTCCCTGACAAGCAGGCAATTcatatttttttctcctctcaaaTCTCTTCTCTTTTATCGTCCTTGATGGAAGTTCAAGGGAAATGTGTAATCTTCATTGAGATAAGAAATAGCATTCATCTCCTCTCATTTACCTCATTCATATTCATGAGCTTTCTTATATTATTATTAACCTCCATGAAAATCAGGCATCAGTGAGATTTTTTTACAACTGAATTTAAACActgttgaaaaaaaataagGGAGGAGGGGCTCAGATCCAAACCTTGTTAACACCAtatttggaaaaaaagaaagaaagaaaaacttcCAGAGGCTCAAGAACTTTATCTGACCCTCTCCACTGTCGTGCTTGTAATTATCAGTCGGGATCTCCCCTTTCCACAGTGCACCTCATATCATATCACAGTTCTGACAAGATCATAGGCTCACCTCTGGTGCTCCCTGCTGTCCATTTGTTGTTACTGCAGCACTGTCAGATAGAAGGCTGACTAACCTGGTCTCAGAAGGGAAGGAAGTTTTAAAGCAGCGGTTCTGAAACTATCAGTCAGAGACAGACAGCCTGACATTCTGACACCTCTATCAAATATCCCACTACATCAACCCTGCTTCTACAGGTGGAGTGAAGTCAGGTTTCTGTAAAAATGGTCCGGAACAAAATGTTACTTTATGTATATTGTCCAAAGTCAAACAAAACCCAACAATAAAGGAATGCACATACCAATTATTAACATCATTTTGCACATTTTCCTAAATTGAAGTCCAAACTACATCTTGTCCAAACCATATAACACCCAATGAAAAAGTATTACAAAAACCTCCATCAAAAATAATATGACAGCCACAATTGTGACAGTAGTAACCACAATTACATAATCAGAAAGCCACTTACAATATCAATTCATGATAAATGGAATCATAAGTTTCCAAATGCCCTGCTCCATACCGTCATCATCACTTAGCTGGGATGGCCCCAAGGATGCCCAGCAATGGAAATC from Alosa sapidissima isolate fAloSap1 chromosome 3, fAloSap1.pri, whole genome shotgun sequence carries:
- the LOC121704546 gene encoding ectonucleotide pyrophosphatase/phosphodiesterase family member 7-like — its product is MLWTIGLCFLLASSGISHPLSSHRRNTGPNKLLLISFDGFRWDYDRDVDTPHLDEMARDGVKATYVTPSFFTITSPTHFTLITGRYIENHGVIHNMWFNTTTLEKKSYWQTQFVNEYWDNGSLPIWITAQRQGLKAGSFHFPGTAATYQGEMVSVGEVETPIYNYSNETVWKQNVDMVMGSWFRDMDLDFVALYFGEPDGTGHKFGPDSPQRRDMVRQVDRTVGYLRNSAKRHGLADRLNVIITADHGMSTVQRNGNVEEIVLRKIPNFSFSDLVFHLVDYGPTGMLLPKEGRLDKVYNALKGAHPHLHVYKKEEMPSRLRFSNNDRILPIVLWADPGYVINGYFPVQFNRGEHGFDNEGLDMKPFFRAVGPDFQKNLEVGPFDTVNIYPLMCHLLGITPEPNDGHLDNTRRMLVAPPPPEEPKRSPSSVFIGIGAVGGFLVLVFFVLVISKVLKRGKTQKRIEDGDHKEDNTIIEHTNM